In Geminicoccaceae bacterium, a single window of DNA contains:
- a CDS encoding TRAP transporter permease, which produces MSSQTEVVTQAPDLEEMVAQSDTGARNPGGVAARIILGVALFWSLFQLWIASPIPFMLGFGVFNDTEARSIHLALALFLAFTAYPAFARSPRDHVPVADWIFAVVGAFCAAYLYLFYNSIADRVGAPATQDYVVAVIGMLLLLEATRRSLGPPLMIIAIVFLAYTFLGPYMPEIIAHKGNTLGEVVNHQWITTEGVFGIALGVSTSFVFLFVLFGSLLDKGGAGNYFIQVAFSLMGHMRGGPAKAAVVSSAMTGLISGSSIANVVTTGTFTIPLMKRVGFSPEKAGAVEVASSVNGQIMPPVMGAAAFLMVEYVGIPYFEVVKHAFVPALISYIALVYIVHLEAMKAGMEGLPRSYTPGPWTRRLMMLLFGIVVLCGLSLAVYYGIGWIRPAFGENAFWVIAAGIGVVYVLLVGFASRFPPLKMDDPDAPITSLPLPGPTVKAGLHFLLPVVVLIWALMVERLSPGLSAFWGSAFMIFILVTQRPLFAIFRRTGNVGSEFVAGFSDLLDGLIGGARNMIGIGIATAAAGIIVGVVSQTGVGSALADVVEVLSGGNILAMLFLTAILSLILGMGLPTTANYIVVSALLAPVIVTLGQQNGLIVPLIAVHMFVFYFGIMADVTPPVGLASFAAAAISGGDPIRTGFVAFFYSLRTAALPFLFIYNHELLLIDVTWYQGIFIFVISTVAMLIFAAATQGWFITRLKFWEIPLLLLVAFSLFRPGFWMDQVSPPYAEVAPTELASAADATPAGQDLRIRIAGLDQFGSPMETVMLLNMPEGATGEEKLQAAGLNLRHDGDKVIVDDVAFDSPAQKAGFDWDQEIIAVRKPLDQPSKYWIFIPTLLVLGGIVALQRKRAASPA; this is translated from the coding sequence ATGAGCAGTCAGACCGAGGTCGTCACCCAGGCGCCAGATCTGGAGGAGATGGTAGCCCAGTCTGATACGGGTGCGCGCAACCCGGGCGGGGTGGCCGCCAGGATCATTCTGGGGGTTGCGCTCTTCTGGTCGCTTTTCCAGCTGTGGATCGCTTCACCGATACCTTTCATGCTCGGTTTCGGGGTATTCAACGACACCGAAGCCCGTTCGATCCACCTTGCGCTGGCCCTGTTCCTCGCCTTCACCGCCTATCCGGCATTTGCCCGGAGTCCGCGCGATCACGTGCCGGTCGCGGACTGGATCTTCGCCGTGGTCGGTGCGTTCTGCGCCGCCTATCTCTACCTGTTCTACAACAGCATCGCCGATCGCGTCGGAGCGCCGGCCACCCAGGACTATGTGGTTGCGGTCATCGGAATGCTGCTGCTGCTGGAAGCCACGCGCCGGTCGCTGGGACCGCCCCTGATGATCATCGCGATCGTGTTTCTGGCCTACACCTTCCTCGGGCCATACATGCCGGAGATCATTGCCCACAAGGGCAATACCCTCGGTGAAGTTGTCAATCACCAGTGGATCACCACGGAAGGCGTGTTCGGTATTGCGCTGGGCGTCTCGACGAGTTTCGTCTTCCTGTTCGTGCTGTTCGGCTCGCTTCTCGACAAGGGAGGTGCGGGCAACTACTTCATTCAGGTCGCCTTTTCGCTGATGGGCCACATGCGTGGCGGACCGGCCAAGGCGGCGGTCGTGTCGTCGGCGATGACCGGCCTGATTTCGGGTTCCTCCATCGCCAATGTGGTAACCACCGGCACATTTACCATTCCGTTGATGAAGCGAGTGGGTTTCTCGCCGGAAAAGGCCGGCGCGGTCGAGGTGGCCTCGTCCGTCAACGGGCAGATCATGCCGCCCGTCATGGGTGCTGCGGCCTTCCTGATGGTCGAGTATGTCGGCATTCCCTATTTCGAGGTGGTCAAGCACGCATTCGTGCCGGCGCTCATCTCCTATATCGCCTTGGTCTACATCGTTCACCTGGAGGCGATGAAGGCTGGCATGGAGGGACTGCCGCGCTCCTACACACCGGGTCCATGGACCCGGCGGTTGATGATGCTGCTGTTCGGCATCGTCGTCCTGTGCGGCCTGTCGCTGGCGGTCTATTATGGCATTGGCTGGATTCGCCCGGCCTTCGGCGAAAATGCCTTCTGGGTCATCGCTGCCGGGATCGGTGTCGTCTACGTCCTTCTTGTCGGGTTCGCCTCGCGCTTTCCCCCCTTGAAGATGGACGATCCCGACGCGCCCATCACGTCGCTGCCGTTGCCCGGGCCGACGGTCAAGGCGGGTCTCCATTTCCTGCTGCCGGTGGTCGTGCTCATCTGGGCGTTGATGGTGGAGCGCCTGTCTCCCGGTCTCTCGGCGTTCTGGGGCTCGGCGTTCATGATCTTCATCCTCGTGACGCAGAGGCCGCTATTCGCGATCTTTCGCCGCACCGGCAATGTCGGCAGCGAATTCGTCGCCGGGTTCAGCGACCTGCTCGATGGCCTGATCGGCGGCGCCCGCAACATGATCGGCATCGGCATCGCGACCGCCGCAGCGGGTATCATCGTCGGGGTGGTCAGTCAGACCGGCGTGGGATCGGCGCTGGCCGATGTGGTCGAGGTCCTGTCGGGCGGCAACATCCTGGCCATGCTGTTTCTTACCGCCATTCTGTCACTGATCCTCGGAATGGGATTGCCAACGACAGCGAACTACATCGTCGTGTCAGCCCTGCTCGCTCCCGTTATTGTCACGCTGGGCCAGCAGAACGGCCTCATCGTGCCGCTGATCGCCGTGCACATGTTCGTGTTCTATTTCGGCATCATGGCCGATGTCACGCCTCCGGTCGGCCTTGCCTCCTTTGCAGCGGCCGCGATCTCGGGCGGTGATCCGATAAGAACCGGTTTCGTCGCGTTCTTCTATTCACTGCGTACCGCGGCGTTGCCGTTCCTGTTCATCTACAATCATGAGCTGCTCCTGATCGATGTGACCTGGTATCAGGGCATTTTCATCTTCGTCATTTCCACCGTCGCGATGCTGATCTTTGCCGCTGCGACGCAAGGGTGGTTCATCACCAGACTCAAGTTCTGGGAAATTCCCCTGCTGTTGCTGGTAGCGTTCTCGCTGTTCCGTCCCGGTTTCTGGATGGATCAGGTTTCACCACCTTATGCGGAGGTGGCACCTACGGAACTGGCGAGTGCCGCCGACGCGACGCCGGCCGGGCAGGACCTGCGCATCCGGATCGCCGGTCTCGACCAGTTCGGCTCACCCATGGAAACGGTGATGCTGCTCAACATGCCCGAAGGTGCGACGGGTGAGGAGAAGTTGCAGGCTGCCGGTCTCAACCTGCGCCATGATGGCGACAAGGTCATCGTCGATGATGTCGCCTTCGACAGTCCGGCACAAAAGGCCGGCTTCGATTGGGATCAGGAAATCATCGCGGTGCGCAAGCCGCTCGACCAGCCGAGCAAGTACTGGATCTTCATTCCCACCTTGCTGGTCCTGGGAGGGATTGTCGCCCTTCAGCGCAAGCGGGCCGCAAGCCCGGCCTGA
- a CDS encoding universal stress protein: MVNETVSDWLLIAAGMEPEGARTMYKRILLPVDVGQQPTWERALPSAVEMAERHAAGLTVMTVVPDFGSSLVAGYFPEGFEEKATDHARRELEQLVAREVAPSLQCDLLVAHGRIWQEICEAARKVDADLIVMASHKPSFSDILLQPNASQVLHHAPISVLIVR; encoded by the coding sequence GTGGTTAACGAGACGGTCAGTGACTGGTTGCTGATCGCGGCAGGAATGGAGCCCGAGGGAGCCCGGACGATGTACAAGCGCATTCTTCTCCCCGTCGATGTCGGCCAGCAACCCACCTGGGAGCGGGCGTTGCCCTCGGCGGTCGAGATGGCAGAGCGGCATGCCGCCGGACTGACGGTGATGACCGTGGTCCCGGACTTCGGGTCGAGCCTCGTGGCCGGTTATTTTCCCGAGGGATTCGAGGAAAAGGCGACGGACCATGCACGAAGGGAGCTGGAGCAACTCGTCGCCCGCGAGGTGGCGCCATCGCTGCAATGCGACCTGCTCGTCGCGCATGGCCGTATATGGCAGGAGATCTGCGAAGCCGCGCGGAAGGTCGATGCCGATCTGATTGTCATGGCGTCGCACAAGCCTTCGTTCAGCGACATTCTTCTTCAGCCGAATGCGTCGCAGGTGCTTCATCATGCTCCTATTTCGGTACTGATCGTCCGTTGA
- a CDS encoding GntR family transcriptional regulator gives MKPIEPQPSRGEQVYQAIVDEICTGGLLPGTHLVQDQLAERLGVSRQPVQQAMALLKADGLVEDAGRRGLRVASLDLARMRQHYDIRAVLDGLAARRAAGQSVAAGTVRSALRAAGEDLVRCGRAAIERGAIPEQIRLDEAFHKLIYDHSGNPLLSRTAEPHWRFLRRAMGDVLRRAAPPASIWDQHAAILEAIVCGEAERAEALAIDHVERAATRLERARKAGEAASSQEEPISCPTR, from the coding sequence GTGAAACCCATAGAACCCCAGCCCAGCCGCGGTGAACAGGTCTATCAGGCCATCGTCGACGAGATCTGTACCGGCGGTTTGCTACCGGGTACCCACCTCGTGCAGGATCAACTTGCCGAGCGGCTCGGTGTCTCCCGACAGCCCGTCCAGCAGGCCATGGCGCTGTTGAAGGCGGACGGTCTGGTCGAGGACGCGGGGCGCCGGGGTTTGCGTGTGGCCAGCCTCGACCTGGCGCGAATGCGCCAGCACTACGACATCCGGGCGGTTCTGGACGGGCTGGCTGCCCGGCGGGCGGCAGGACAGTCGGTCGCGGCCGGAACCGTTCGTTCCGCGCTCCGGGCGGCAGGGGAGGATCTCGTCCGGTGTGGCAGGGCGGCCATCGAGCGTGGTGCCATACCCGAACAGATTCGCCTCGATGAGGCATTCCACAAATTGATCTATGATCATTCCGGCAATCCGCTTCTTTCGCGTACTGCAGAGCCGCACTGGCGCTTTCTGCGGCGGGCGATGGGTGACGTGCTGCGCCGCGCGGCACCGCCGGCGAGTATCTGGGATCAGCATGCCGCCATCCTCGAAGCCATCGTCTGCGGCGAAGCAGAGCGTGCGGAAGCGCTGGCCATCGATCACGTCGAACGCGCGGCGACGCGGCTCGAACGGGCACGAAAGGCCGGTGAAGCGGCCTCGTCGCAGGAGGAACCGATATCATGTCCGACCCGCTGA
- a CDS encoding AMP-binding protein, producing the protein MSDPLTLGQLLSAQARLRPQALAVRDLERSLTFHQWNQRACRLANALVGIGLERGDRVAVLAYNRLEWAEIYAATAKAGLIAVPINFRLVGSEARHVIEDSGARALIVEEELSGVIDSVRDTLSVDEDRYILMSSGGTAVRPGYRRYEELLAAGAPGEPRVDVGPDDTWCLMYTSGTTGAPKGAIRNHRNMAMLALMTQVELGLHRRDEALLVMPMCHANSLFFFMSFIYCGGAVTIFSRSSFDPELCLRTFADTGATFTSLVPTHYTMLLETPASSRRGDFTRVEKLMISSAPAHAETKRAVMAMFPNSGLFELYGSTEAGWVTMLHPHEQFDKLGTVGRETVGSAPIRLLDGDGAEVPDGTPGELFSCGPYCFQGYWNLPEKTAEAFRGPWLSVGDVALRDEDGFIRLIDRKNNLIISGGENIYPSEVETVIADHPAVRDVAVIGRSDPKWGESVLAAIVCKSGMSASETEIIEFTRQRLAGYKRPRGVVFLDVEEMPRNATGKILHKNLRELLSKRFP; encoded by the coding sequence ATGTCCGACCCGCTGACGCTGGGACAGCTCCTGTCGGCGCAGGCACGCCTGCGGCCGCAGGCGCTGGCCGTGCGCGACCTCGAACGCAGCCTGACCTTCCACCAATGGAACCAGCGCGCGTGCAGGCTTGCCAATGCACTCGTCGGCATCGGTCTCGAACGGGGGGACAGGGTCGCGGTGCTGGCCTACAACCGTCTCGAATGGGCGGAGATCTATGCCGCGACGGCCAAGGCCGGGCTGATTGCGGTGCCCATCAATTTTCGTCTCGTCGGCAGTGAGGCGCGGCATGTCATCGAGGACAGCGGTGCGCGGGCCCTGATCGTCGAGGAGGAGCTGTCGGGCGTCATCGACAGCGTGCGCGACACCCTGTCCGTGGACGAGGACCGCTATATCCTGATGTCGTCCGGCGGAACGGCGGTGCGGCCCGGTTATCGCCGCTACGAGGAATTGCTTGCCGCAGGGGCTCCGGGCGAGCCTCGGGTGGATGTAGGTCCGGATGACACATGGTGCCTGATGTATACGTCCGGCACGACGGGAGCACCCAAGGGAGCGATCCGCAATCATCGCAACATGGCGATGCTTGCCCTGATGACCCAGGTCGAACTGGGGTTGCATCGACGCGACGAGGCATTGCTGGTCATGCCCATGTGTCATGCCAATTCCCTGTTCTTCTTCATGTCATTTATCTATTGCGGCGGTGCGGTGACCATATTCTCGCGGTCCTCCTTCGACCCGGAACTTTGCCTGCGGACCTTCGCCGACACCGGAGCGACATTCACGTCGCTTGTTCCCACTCACTATACCATGTTGCTCGAAACACCGGCATCGAGCCGTCGTGGAGATTTCACGAGGGTCGAAAAGCTGATGATCTCATCGGCACCGGCGCATGCCGAGACAAAACGTGCCGTAATGGCGATGTTCCCGAATTCGGGATTGTTCGAGCTGTACGGTTCCACCGAGGCGGGCTGGGTGACGATGCTCCACCCGCATGAGCAGTTCGACAAGCTGGGGACGGTGGGGCGCGAGACCGTGGGATCGGCACCGATCCGCCTGCTCGATGGCGACGGGGCGGAAGTTCCTGACGGTACACCCGGCGAGTTGTTCTCGTGCGGACCATATTGTTTCCAGGGATACTGGAACCTCCCGGAGAAGACTGCCGAAGCCTTCAGGGGACCGTGGCTCAGTGTCGGCGACGTTGCATTGCGTGACGAGGACGGGTTCATCCGGCTCATCGACCGGAAGAACAATCTCATCATCTCCGGTGGAGAAAACATCTACCCCTCCGAAGTGGAGACCGTCATTGCCGATCATCCGGCCGTGCGCGATGTTGCCGTCATCGGCCGGTCCGATCCCAAATGGGGTGAAAGCGTCCTGGCCGCGATTGTCTGCAAGAGTGGAATGTCGGCGAGCGAGACCGAGATCATCGAATTCACGCGGCAACGGCTTGCGGGATACAAGCGGCCGCGCGGTGTCGTGTTTCTCGATGTCGAAGAGATGCCGCGCAACGCCACCGGCAAGATCCTGCACAAGAATCTGAGGGAACTGTTGAGCAAGCGATTCCCGTGA
- a CDS encoding thiamine pyrophosphate-binding protein, whose protein sequence is MSEYDSSLPQQDLNESATSVAAWVARSLKARGVDRIFGLQGGHIQPIWDHAARLGIRIIDVRDEGAAVHMAHAHAELTGKPGVAMVTAGPGVTNTVTAMANASLARIPLLLIGGCTSRPQANMGPLQDIPHVDILRPVTRCARTARVAEQAIRELDEAMARAGGDMGEPGPAYIEFPTDVLRTSVAADLVLPEWIEGRPGRRIHPDPDGVLEAVGAIRAARRPLVISGGGARRASAALERFLDAADALYLDTQESRGLVPADHPSVVGAVRAAAMGGADLVITLGRKLDYQLAYGSPAIYGDARFMRIADNAGELIDNRRGAPELLSDVGLALDAITDALGNDAGSRDSDWLDGLRSKHRERMMRGEAAAMPANGPDGKIHPMAIFAALRKLVEPDHIAIADGGDLLSFARVGLTASTYLDAGAFGCLGVGVPYAVAAALDFPGRQVIAVNGDGAFGINAMEIDTAVRHGAKAVFIVSNNAAWNIERVDQDVNYGGRVVGTTLRHSDYAAMARALGAHGERVEDPADLEAALKRAFDNAPAVVDVVTSRYVVSSDASKGLGFVPDYQPLTAWDDAERRRRGEI, encoded by the coding sequence ATGAGCGAATATGACAGCAGCCTGCCGCAGCAGGATCTCAACGAGAGTGCGACCAGCGTGGCCGCATGGGTCGCAAGGTCGTTGAAGGCCCGTGGCGTGGACCGGATCTTCGGCCTTCAGGGCGGTCACATCCAGCCCATCTGGGATCATGCGGCGCGACTTGGCATCCGGATCATCGATGTTCGCGATGAAGGTGCGGCCGTCCACATGGCGCACGCCCATGCCGAACTCACCGGGAAGCCGGGCGTGGCCATGGTCACGGCCGGACCGGGAGTGACCAATACGGTGACGGCCATGGCCAATGCTTCGCTGGCACGGATACCGCTGCTGCTGATCGGTGGCTGCACCTCGCGACCTCAGGCCAACATGGGGCCGCTTCAGGACATTCCGCATGTCGATATCCTGCGCCCCGTGACCCGTTGCGCCCGCACGGCGCGCGTGGCCGAACAGGCCATTCGTGAACTGGACGAAGCCATGGCACGGGCAGGTGGTGACATGGGCGAGCCCGGCCCCGCCTATATCGAGTTCCCCACCGACGTCCTCAGGACGAGCGTGGCCGCCGATCTCGTCCTGCCGGAGTGGATCGAAGGCCGCCCCGGGCGTCGCATCCATCCCGATCCCGATGGTGTCCTTGAGGCTGTCGGCGCCATTCGTGCCGCCCGTCGTCCCCTGGTCATCAGTGGCGGCGGCGCGCGCCGTGCATCAGCGGCGCTGGAGCGTTTCCTCGACGCTGCCGACGCGTTGTATCTCGATACCCAGGAAAGCCGCGGACTGGTCCCCGCCGATCATCCGTCGGTCGTCGGTGCGGTACGCGCTGCGGCCATGGGTGGAGCCGATCTGGTGATCACACTGGGCCGCAAGCTGGACTACCAGCTCGCCTACGGTTCACCCGCAATTTACGGCGACGCAAGGTTCATGCGGATTGCGGACAATGCCGGCGAACTGATCGACAATCGGCGCGGTGCTCCCGAGCTTCTGTCCGACGTCGGCCTCGCGCTCGATGCCATCACCGACGCACTCGGCAACGATGCAGGTTCGCGGGACTCGGACTGGCTCGATGGTCTTCGCAGCAAGCATCGCGAGCGCATGATGCGCGGCGAAGCTGCTGCCATGCCGGCAAATGGTCCCGATGGCAAGATTCACCCGATGGCGATCTTTGCAGCATTGCGTAAACTGGTGGAGCCCGATCACATCGCGATCGCCGATGGTGGCGACCTCCTGAGCTTCGCGCGTGTCGGACTCACGGCCTCGACCTACCTCGATGCGGGCGCGTTCGGTTGCCTTGGAGTGGGGGTCCCCTATGCGGTCGCAGCCGCGCTGGACTTTCCGGGCCGGCAGGTGATTGCCGTCAACGGCGATGGTGCATTCGGCATCAATGCCATGGAAATCGACACCGCTGTCAGGCACGGTGCGAAAGCCGTCTTCATCGTCTCCAACAATGCGGCGTGGAACATCGAACGCGTCGATCAGGACGTCAACTATGGTGGCCGCGTCGTCGGCACGACGCTCCGTCATTCGGATTATGCGGCCATGGCTCGCGCGTTGGGTGCGCATGGCGAACGGGTCGAGGATCCGGCGGATCTGGAGGCCGCTTTGAAACGCGCGTTCGACAATGCGCCCGCGGTGGTCGATGTCGTGACCTCGCGATACGTGGTTTCCTCCGACGCCAGCAAGGGGCTCGGTTTCGTTCCCGACTACCAGCCCCTGACGGCCTGGGACGATGCCGAGCGCCGCCGCCGGGGTGAAATCTGA
- a CDS encoding phosphotransferase family protein, whose translation MEPAVLIGHHALEGWLARVLHARTVRVTAAEQLSGGAIQENWGLEIDLDGEMRNLVLRKDSPATIAASRSRAEEYQLFVAAHAAGVRVPEPLGFCDDPEVLDAPFAVVERCRGVAYGPRIVRDPSLGGDRRALGEELGRQLARIHAIVPGDDLQAILGARPIDPAQDVVATLRQWLDGMSADRPGLEWALRQAEIHAPEMAETTLTHQDFRTGNFLVDGQGLTAILDWEFAGWSDPMSDIGWFCAECWRFSRPDLEGGGLCERSDFYRGYEAESGRPIDDIRVHWWEIIAHIRWAVIALQQGHRHASGEERSLHLALTGRMGDGLELAALRMTRPGAFAS comes from the coding sequence ATGGAGCCGGCGGTGCTGATCGGTCATCACGCCCTTGAAGGCTGGCTGGCTCGCGTGCTCCATGCCCGAACGGTCCGTGTCACCGCGGCGGAGCAGCTTTCGGGCGGAGCCATTCAGGAGAACTGGGGGCTGGAAATCGACCTGGATGGCGAGATGCGCAACCTTGTCCTGCGCAAGGATTCACCGGCCACCATTGCCGCCAGCCGCAGCCGTGCCGAGGAATACCAACTGTTCGTCGCAGCCCACGCGGCGGGTGTGCGTGTGCCCGAGCCCCTGGGGTTCTGCGATGATCCGGAGGTGCTCGATGCACCCTTTGCCGTGGTGGAACGGTGCCGGGGTGTGGCCTACGGACCCAGGATTGTCCGTGATCCGTCATTGGGCGGGGACCGGCGGGCGCTGGGAGAGGAGCTGGGACGCCAACTCGCCCGCATCCATGCCATTGTTCCCGGCGATGACCTGCAGGCAATCCTCGGTGCAAGGCCGATTGACCCGGCGCAAGATGTTGTCGCGACGCTCCGGCAATGGCTGGACGGAATGAGCGCCGACAGGCCGGGTCTGGAATGGGCGTTGCGTCAGGCGGAAATCCATGCGCCGGAGATGGCCGAGACCACACTCACCCATCAGGATTTCCGTACTGGCAATTTTCTCGTCGACGGGCAGGGTCTCACGGCCATCCTCGATTGGGAATTCGCCGGCTGGTCGGATCCGATGTCCGATATCGGCTGGTTCTGTGCGGAGTGCTGGCGGTTCTCAAGGCCGGACCTCGAAGGCGGGGGGCTTTGCGAGAGGTCCGACTTCTATCGCGGTTACGAGGCGGAGAGCGGGCGTCCGATCGATGACATACGGGTTCACTGGTGGGAAATCATCGCCCACATTCGCTGGGCGGTCATTGCCCTGCAGCAGGGCCATCGGCACGCCAGCGGTGAGGAACGCTCCCTGCATCTGGCGTTGACCGGCCGGATGGGCGACGGTCTCGAACTTGCGGCATTGCGCATGACCCGGCCCGGAGCATTCGCATCATGA
- a CDS encoding carbohydrate ABC transporter permease, which produces MTEEAAATDTGERTGMIQWESLPRRIVTLYTPLICFVVVLLFPFYWMTITTLKSNEELYNYKDYNPFWVSSPTLANVKKLLFDTDYPSWLMTTMTVAIVSTLVSIFASVLAAYAIQRLRFKGSNWVGLAIYLAYLVPPSILFIPLATMVFHLGIYDSQWALILTYPTFLIPFCTWLLIGYFKSIPYELEECALIDGASRLQILTKITLPLAVPGLISSGIFAFTLSWNEFIYALAFIQSNEKKTVPVAVLTQLVEGDVYHWGSLMAGALLGSIPVALFYSFFVEYYVSSLTGAVKE; this is translated from the coding sequence ATGACTGAGGAAGCCGCTGCAACAGACACGGGCGAACGTACCGGCATGATCCAGTGGGAGAGCCTCCCGCGCCGCATCGTGACGCTGTACACGCCGCTCATCTGCTTCGTCGTGGTGTTGCTCTTCCCCTTCTACTGGATGACGATCACCACGCTGAAATCCAATGAAGAACTGTACAACTACAAGGACTACAACCCCTTCTGGGTCAGTTCCCCGACCTTGGCGAACGTCAAGAAACTGTTGTTCGACACGGACTATCCATCATGGTTGATGACCACCATGACGGTGGCCATCGTATCGACACTGGTATCGATCTTCGCATCGGTATTGGCTGCCTATGCCATCCAGCGCCTGCGCTTCAAGGGCTCCAACTGGGTAGGGCTGGCGATTTACCTTGCCTATCTGGTACCTCCGTCGATCCTGTTCATTCCCCTGGCGACGATGGTCTTCCATCTCGGCATTTATGATAGCCAATGGGCACTGATCCTCACCTATCCCACTTTCCTCATCCCGTTCTGCACCTGGCTGCTGATCGGCTACTTCAAGTCGATACCTTATGAACTTGAGGAATGTGCCCTGATCGATGGTGCCTCCCGTTTGCAGATTTTGACCAAGATCACCCTTCCCCTCGCGGTACCGGGTCTGATTTCGTCGGGAATCTTCGCCTTCACACTGTCTTGGAACGAATTCATCTACGCACTGGCATTCATCCAGTCGAACGAGAAGAAGACCGTTCCGGTAGCGGTTCTGACCCAGCTCGTGGAGGGGGATGTCTACCACTGGGGATCTCTGATGGCCGGCGCGCTTCTGGGATCGATCCCGGTGGCACTATTCTACTCGTTCTTTGTGGAATATTATGTTTCCAGCCTGACCGGTGCCGTCAAGGAGTAG
- a CDS encoding sugar ABC transporter permease, with the protein MATSAKSLAYDRPKDSWLSRLFDNRIFLIIICLIPAVGLLGVFLSYPLGLGIWLAFTDTRIGGTGNFVGFENYAWLWNDPIFWMSVGNTLLYTVVATIGKFALGLWLALLLNHHLPFKSLLRAIILIPWIVPTVLSAIAFWWIYDPQFSIISYVLVDKLGILDNYINFLGDPWNARMSLIAANIWRGIPFVAICLLAGLQTISPSLYEAAMLDGATPWQRFVHVTFPMLMPILAVVLTFSVIFTFTDFQLVYAITRGGPVNSTHLMATLAFQRGIPGGMLGEGAAIAVAMIPFLIAATVFSYFALARRKWQQGGADD; encoded by the coding sequence GTGGCAACGTCGGCAAAATCGCTGGCTTATGATCGGCCAAAGGATAGTTGGCTGAGTAGGCTGTTCGACAACAGGATATTCCTGATCATAATCTGCCTGATCCCGGCGGTGGGATTGCTCGGTGTGTTCCTGTCCTATCCTCTCGGGTTGGGCATCTGGCTGGCCTTTACCGACACGAGGATTGGCGGAACGGGCAACTTTGTCGGTTTCGAGAACTACGCCTGGCTGTGGAACGATCCGATCTTCTGGATGTCGGTGGGAAACACGCTGCTCTACACGGTCGTGGCGACCATCGGGAAATTCGCCCTCGGGCTATGGCTGGCGCTGCTCCTCAATCATCACTTGCCGTTCAAGTCGCTTCTGCGTGCCATCATTCTCATTCCGTGGATCGTTCCGACGGTGCTGTCGGCGATCGCATTCTGGTGGATATACGACCCGCAGTTCTCGATCATCTCCTACGTGCTCGTGGACAAGCTCGGCATTCTCGATAACTACATCAATTTCCTGGGTGATCCCTGGAACGCCAGGATGTCGCTGATCGCCGCCAACATCTGGCGCGGCATCCCGTTTGTGGCCATCTGCCTTCTGGCCGGGCTGCAGACGATCTCGCCGTCGCTCTACGAGGCGGCCATGCTCGATGGCGCCACGCCCTGGCAGCGCTTCGTCCACGTCACATTTCCGATGCTGATGCCCATCCTGGCTGTGGTCCTCACCTTCTCTGTGATCTTCACCTTCACGGATTTCCAACTGGTCTACGCCATCACCCGCGGCGGACCGGTGAACTCCACCCATCTCATGGCGACGCTGGCCTTCCAGCGCGGAATTCCGGGCGGCATGCTTGGCGAAGGAGCGGCCATCGCGGTCGCGATGATCCCCTTCCTCATTGCTGCGACAGTCTTCAGCTACTTCGCGCTTGCCCGGCGCAAATGGCAGCAGGGAGGTGCCGATGACTGA